AGAGAAGGTCCTTGTACCCTAGAGGGCCATGAACatgcaaaagggaaaaaataaattagagatCACCAATGTGGTAACTGATTTTCATAAACAAAGAATATCCAACTCCCTTCCCCATTGAATAAAGGTCCCTGCAGGAGACACAAGGCATTTTACCCACAGCCAACAGGTACCCCCCAAATTTAACTCCACACCAGCACAGCAACAACACCCTTTAGAGTGGGTAGCTGTAGATGCACGGGGAAAGACAGGATTTTGAGAAGCAGACGATGTGCACAGTGGATGAGAGAAGACAGAGCCCAGCAGAGTGCCCACTACGCAGTTTACTGCAAGCTGTTAAGATAAAACCTAAATCTACTCCTCAAAGTAACCTAGCAGGagagctctggggacagggtgacTTGTCATTACCCCTCAGCTGATTCACCCAGGCCACCCTGGGGGTGGGCCACCAAATCCAAGCTAGGTGAGAAGCCAGCCTGCAAAACCAAAAGAAGAAAGAACGGGGGAGAGAAGTTACATACTCTCTGCCAGCACCCAGGCCAGAAGGTGGCTGTGGATGACAATGAATTGTGGTGGGGAGTTTCTTCAAGGGCAGAGTCCACAATAAAAAAGGGTTTTGCTCTGTCACTGCATCAGAGCTGGAACTGGGTATGGGTTGCCTTCACTGGGCTGTGGAGAGAAGAAAGTCCTGGTGCCAACAGCCACTGAGATTTATGGTGACACAGACACATTCCAGGATTGCTCTCTGGCCCCACAGGAGAGCTTTGCAAAGAAAACCTCCAACCTGAGATGGGAAGTGGTCCACAAGCAGATGTTAGCCACTTGCATGCTCTTCTCATGACCCTCCAAGTCAACTCCCCCGCTGCCTAGTCCACAACCCCTCTTGATGCCTCCTCCTGAGCTCTGGAGCTCCCTGAAGGCAGAAAGCCTACCACTTAGAATAGACCTATGTGCTTATTCTGGGCAGCACAGACCACAAGATTCACTACAATCATATGTCCCACGCTAGGCTTTTCCTATGCATAACAAACCCCCTGATCAAGGTTGCTTATCCTCAGGCTTCACcctttcctctccctgctgctggcctcCAGGATTTGAATAAGTGACACTTCTAAATCTCCTTGTGCCCAGCACAACACTAGGAGGTCCTCAAGGCAGACCAGCAAGCACCTTCCCCTCTACACATGACCCAGGGACAAAGTACCTGAAGGCTGAGTGCCCCCTCTCCCAGACATGTGAGGGAATCAGTCTTTCTTTTTACAGAGCTACATTGTGTCAGGTGTATAAAACAAACGTTTTGAGTACAAGAGTTCAGAATACACAtagagaaaaagcagagaaaagagatggGATCCTGCAACAGGTGAAGGAGGGCAGTCACCACAGAGTCACCAGGCAATGAGAGCTTTGACAGTTCTCAGAGCATGACCCATCTGAAGAAGAGATCTGAGACAGCACTGTGAAGCAAGAAGGGAGAAGAGCGAGGGAGGGCCAGGGAAGGCTTTACCTAAGCTGCTGAGGTTGCTCCACGAGGAAGGTTGGCCTTCCAGGAAGGAGGCAGCAGATGGTGCCAGGCTTGGGGAGTCAGGGTTGGGTGGTGGGTGGCAGCGTTCAGTCCCTACAGTTTGCAGCAGGTCTAAGAGCACTTTCCGGTTCGCACCTTAGGTGACGAAGGGGGAGTTACAGATCAGAAACAGAATCAGTGCACGTGCACACCACGGGGGAATGTGCTCTGCCAAATTCACAGCAGGCCTGACCCTCACAAAGCCTCTGGGATAACTTGGAGAAGGGCAAAACAGGTATCTCTCCCAGGTATCTTTCCCCAAATGCCAGGCAGCAGGACTTGTGCACAGCAGGAGTATCCACTGCTGTGCAGCTTCAAGAGTGTGTGCCACACGCTTGTTTGGCCCTGAAGACCTGCCCACGTCTGCCTGTGCCTGGGCGGTTCAGCAGTGCTACATCATCCTGTTGTGAACCTGCAGTGCCTGACATGGTGGCCCGAAAGAGGGGGAGTGCATGCCAGCTTTTCCTCTTGCATCTCTGTGCCACAGAAGAGAAATTAATCAAGGGCTATTAATACAAAGCCTGTGCTGCTAGCAAAGTAGGTGCCTACTATGTGAGCAACTAGAAGCTGGGAAAGCATGTTGGAGAAGCATCACCCATGCATGGCATCTTTTCACCTCTCCCCAAGGCACTGTTTTGGCCACCAAGGGGAGACAGGATGCTGGGCTCACCCTGTAAGGCTGCTGACATGCTCCCTCACCtttgctgctcctggctgccaACAATCCTGGTGTCTCCCCAAAATCATTGGGGATCTCAACATCTCCTCCGAAGACAATGATAGCTTTGATCATATCCAGGTGGTCATGCTAGGGGACAAGAGAAAGCTCAGTCAAGAGCCGCTAGATGATTTCTcattccttccctccccttttcATTAGACAAAGCACACACAAAGGAACATCACACGAAACAGCCAGCATTTCAAAGGACTCTGTCTCTGGCTCAACCCTTCAGGAAAACTGTCTCTCCGtcccagcagcctctgcagaAGGCTCACCTTCATGGCCAGGTGCAGCGGTGTGTTGCCATCGCGTCCACGGGCGTTGGTGTGGGCGCCGTGTGTCAGCAGCACCATGGCGCAGTCCAGGCGGCCCCTCTGGACCGCAATGTGCAGAGCCATGTCGGCCGTGCGGCTGCTCACGTTCACCTCGGAGCCGTACTCCAGCAGCAGCCGTGTCATCTGTGCCCAGCGTGCAGGGATCACGTCAAGAAGAGATAAAGCAGTCGTGAGGACAACCAGCTGGGCACTCAAACCATCCAGGTCTCATGGCAAACAAAGCAGGGGAACAGGAGGCAGCCTTAGCCTGGATACAGTTGGCTGGCAGATGCCAGCTGCATTGTTCCAAGCACTGGGGTTTCTCTGTCTTTTACCACAGAACTAGTTGGTGGCTGCACAATCTGGCTGGAGCTTCTGGATCCTTTGGGACTGATACACAACTATAATGAATGGCTGAGATcaatggagaaaaaaacagtTCCTACTCAGGCCAGGATCCTTGcagactgaaaggaaaaattctgCCTTCTGAGCTTCTCTTTATAAGCCAAGCAAATTCAAGTGTGCTCTGAAACTCCACAGGACATTTCTGAGAGGAATGGGATActacaggaggaaaaagagcCCTCCTATAGCAATGCCCTCTGCCTGCAACAAGCATCATCCAGATGCTCCAGCATGGCATATCACCATCCTGCCCGACCTCTGGCAGGAGACTGACTTTCCGCCACGCGCCACCACTCCGTGCCTACCTCACACTTCCCTTTCAAGTGGGAATCAATCTGTTTGCTCCCTGGCAGGCTCTCTGCTTGGTACCTGGCAGGTAATGAGAAGAGAGCTCCCTCCAGGGGCAACTATGCttcagggacagggctgcaaTTTCTTcaacaaaagggaaaagggacaagCTGGCAGCTTCACAGCCATGGGTGAAATACTAGGGATGAGCCCACCAGTTTATTTCGCTGCAAGGCTCCGCTGCTCTATGCTCTGTGGCAAACAGCACCAACCGGCACTAAGCTCTGACactccccagggctctgcacaTGCACTCAGACAAGTTAGAAGGAATTAACTGGGTGCTGGGTAGCAGCACAGGCCCCCCGGTGGATTTTCTCTATTTACCTCTGCCTTCTTTGCCCAGTGCAGTGGAGTGGCATCATAGCGTGGGTCCTTGGAGCAAACCTGGCTGGCATCTGCCTCGAGAATggcctgggcacacctgggaaaCACAGTGAGATGACAGGATGGGTGACTGCTGTCTTGACTCAAGACCTCCACTCACATCACCACCTGCCTTCTGCCCAGAGGAAAACCAGGaaactctgcagcagcagcatctctgcaaCACCTGCGAGTTGCTGAGCTGCacttttgttttgctcttcACAGAAAGCGTGGGCACAAGAGGAAGCATACAAGCCAAGTGGTGCTCGGAGCAGGACAATCTCTCCAATTACAAGTTGTGGAGAAACATCTGGGTGCTTCTCTAATTCAGGAATATGGCATTTCTGGAAACTCTCCAAACCCAAGAAGCAAAattcttctcttctcctctctttccATGGAAACATGGGGATAGAATTATAATAGTTAAATACTTGCTGAAATTTAAGGATCTGTGTACTTCTCAATGAGTGAAAAACCACACCTGTTGTGAAGAGACCAATATGTGGTGCCTAGAAAACAGGATAGGTAGATTTATGAAATTTGGTTATCTTCTCCActaccaccaaaaaacccctgTACAAGAGATGGAGCCGCAGTGCAACCTCAGTGACCTATGCCCATTCTGGGCTTGTGAATGTGTGTCTAATGTTGGGAAGTACTTTTCAAAATGCTTAAAAATCAGCTACCAGCAGCTAGTGTTGTCTTGAAAGCCCTGTTTGTAGAGCTTGGACACTCTTTGAACATTAAGTATTATAAAGCATATACAAATGGAATTGAATTTCTCCAAAGAAAACAGGGAGTAAATATTATGCTTCTTTTGATTCCATTCCAGAGTGTGTTATTAAGAGTATCTCTGGCCTACAGCAGATAGGAAAAACTAAGCTTTGAAAGGAAAGCTTATTAGAATCAGAGCACTCAAAGACAGATGTACAGCAATTAATACTATCTAAGCATCAGCCAATCATCTTCCTACAGCTCACTCTGAGAAAATGCATTTCataaacatatattttttaatctttctccTAATGTCTGATACTGAATAAGATATTAATTCCAGAACAAAAAGGTTTTATTCTgaaagcatttctttctttcccacaccagcacttccctgttttttttgCCAATGACTACACACGAGACCTGTCTTACTGAGCACAGCCCTGGTCAATGCTGAGCAAGTACAGAAGTCCCCAGACTGGAGGGGACACTACATACCCTTTTTGGGAGAACTTCAGTGCTGTGTGGATGGGGTAGCCCAGTGTGCCCACGACGCTGCAGCTGGCATGACACTTCAGCAGGGACCGAACCATGTcctccttgcccagctggcacGCAAggtgcagagctgtcagccCTTCATGGCTCAGGTGGTCCAAGCCAGTAGTTGggggtctgcccaggagctggaaggaggagacagtaaataaataaataggcaGACAAACATGGAAGAGCACCATCTCTTCTTGAGCTCTGAGGACACTCTGGAGCACTGGATCCCTCACAATGCTACAGCCTGtcctctccatccctgctccctgtaAATTGCAGATCTGTTACGTGCTGACTGGGTTGTTGAAGTAAAGTATCTCACTGCCACACTGGGGAAACCCTGCAAGCCCTGGTGTACACAGAAGAAGTGGgaattcagtttatttttgtttagcAAGGAATcaatacagaaaacaaacaaaaatgagaAAGATCGGACAACAGGCCAAGTTGATGCCACCAGAGAAATAAAGAAGAGGATATCTTTTCAATACAAAGTTCCTAACTGCCCACTCCACAGTATGGCAAGCCCTGATCCTCATCCTACCTCACCATGCATTAGGAAACTCCAACACGGACTGGTAGGCAGAGGGAGAGCTGTCACAACAGGTGTTGGGCAAACATGGGGGTTGCAGCCATGGGGAAGAGTCAGTCTCAGGCTCGCACCAAGTCCTGGGGAGCTGACAGACCTCAGGAACCATGTGCAAGGCCACCCACGCCTTACAAACCCCGTCACTCTGCCCAGCACTTCTCAGCAATCAAGAACACCTACAACTTCAGACTGTCTCTGCCTCAAGGCTCTGATCACTGTCCCCCATGCAAGGCCACTCAGTTCAaacagcaggtcctgcagctcaggagagcccaggagagctcaggagagcccagggcagctccaaACTGTCCTTCAGTCTGTGGGCAGCACATGATCCCCCATGGCAGCCTCAGCGCACACTTCCCTACAGGAGCACACTGCCCAAAACTAAACACCCTGCTCGCAGGAGAGACGGAACAGACGGCCACAGGCCTGAGGAAAAGCAGGATGAAGGACTGATGCAAACCGTAGTGAAGGATTACTTTCTGAGGAAACTTCCTTAACGTCCTTGTTTTGAGTGCTGGGTGGAATCTGCACTCTGAATGTGGGAAACAGCACCGGTACAGAGGGGATATAAGAGGCTGAAATCAGGCTTAAGCAATAACTCAACACAGGGAACTGACTTTCTCTTTCCCTGTCTGTAGCTGTTTTCCCATCTCTATCACAGCACAGAGAAGACCCATTCTAGTCCCACTTTCTCCCAGACCAGAAGTCGCTCTCACCTCAATGATCTGGGGGTTGCTTCCTCGCACAGCGTAGTGGAAAACAGTCTCCCCATTCTTGTCGGTGATGTCCACCCGTGCGTggcactccagcagctccagcaggcaCTCCATGTCCCCCTTGCGGCATGCCAGGTGCAGCGGGGTGCAGCCATCCTCGCTGTCCGTGCTGTTCACACAGCTGCAAGAGAGGACTCAGCGTGAGGCCCAGGAATGGCCATGGGGAAgaggagggctgcagctgctccaggagctgaccCAGAGGTACCCTCCACAGGTGTCCCACCTGGTGTGAACCATAAGGCTCAGGAAAGCCCAGCCTCTTGCCAGAGAAGCACAGGGAAGAGACATCAAGCAGCCCTGTCCTGGACTCTCTCCCTCACatgctgctccttctcctgccctcCATATGGGATCAGCTCCCTCTGCCCAAAGGAAGGCAGGAAACAGCTTACAGTCAGCACCTGGCAATGGTGCTGCTATTTGCCCTCCAGTCCCCTAACTCCTCACCAATCTGCCCTATCCTTGGTAAACTTGTGCAGGTTTTGGCTCAGGTAGATTTaactttcttcacagtggctgctgtgggactatgttttggatttgtgctgaacataGAGATGCTTTTGTTATTGCTAAGCAGAGTTTACACAGAGCCAcggccttttctgcttttcatactGATCCACTGGTAAGGAAACTGGAGGTGCAGgggaggcacagctgggacaggtgaccccagctgaccaaagggattTTCCAGACCATATGACACCAAGCTTAGTATATAAAgtgtggggagaaggaggaagcagggggacatttggagtgatggtgtttgtcctCCCAAGTCACCACGATGCATGATGGGGCCCTGGaggtggctgaacacctgcttGCCCATGGCAACCAGTGATTCAGTTCCTTGTTTCACTTTGCTTGAGTAcacagcctttgctttccctttctttatctcaacccaggTTTTCTACCTTTTGCTCTTTCAATTCTCTCCCCACTCCCTCTGGTATGGAAATGAAGAGTGGCTGCATGTGGCTTgcctgctggctggggttaaatcACAGCAGAACTTCCCCATGAAAAAACAACAAGTCCTTGTGGCCAAAACCTCTTTCCAGACAGTTCTACCATATCTCCACTCTCAGTGCTTACAAAATGAGCAAAAACCTCCTCCAAAAACCTGCTCCACAAGGGTTGCAATAACCTAACCAGTATCTCTAGCAGGACACTTCAAACCTTTACTTCAAACAccacagctccaggctctgcagcagcaggtcGAAACCCACCAACCAGCTTCCACAGCAAAGAAGGGATACTCTAATATagcccagcctgccctgccaaGCTCCTTCTGAGCACGGACCCCCTGGAGACACCCTGCTCCTTGCCTCAGGATGTGGTTGTGCCGGAAGCTCTCCCGGCGGCCGAACTCCACGGCAACGTGTGCGGGGGACCAGCTGGGGTAGCTGCGGATGCAGTcgctgagctgctggagctcctcCAGGGACAAGGGCTGGCACGAGCTCTCGTAGAAAGGGCGCAGCTGCCGGGCATATTGCTCAAAGTACACCAGGGCGTCTGCTTCGTTGTCCAGCTGGAAGAGTCTGGAAAAAAGGCAAGCACAGGGTTCATCCTGCTCAAAGGAATAAGCCCAATCCCGTGTATCTGAGGGAAACAGCTCCTTTCCaaatggcagtgctgggaactttccttttcttcaaCTAGTGTCATCCTTGTTCCATGGGAAGCAGGGAGACTGCTTCACTGGAAGAGAGCATCCCTCTTCCTGAACAACGTTAGGTTATGCCCAGAAGTATCCTCTGGATGCTGAAAACCAACAGGAACGAGCGGAGATGCACGCGGACCTACGGATGCCCTGAACATTGCTGCCCGTAGTCGCAATGTTTGGACCTCGTCTTATTTCCACGAGCTGTTTTGCGACAACTCCTGCACCAGCACGCGCACGGGCCCTGCAGCCCTCGCAGCCCACCCGCTGCTTCAGCACAGCAGCCCCACACCCACGGCCCCGACGTCTGCAATTTGGGGTCTTTGGTCTCCCACGTCGGCAGGGATGGCTAAAGGTCTGTCACTCACCGGAACGCGACCTGCGGGCTCTGGGGATTCACCAGCAAGCAGTCCCAGGAGCGAGAGAGGCTGTTCTTGTAGAGGGCCACTCTGCCCTCCTCCCGCAGGCAGGCGTGACCGGCGTACTCGGCGGCCGGCACCTCCCTCACGCGGTACGGGTTGGAGAATATCTGCGTGACGCTGCTGAAGGTGTCCAGCAGCCGCCCAAAAAACTGCATCTTCCCAGAGCCCCAGGCGGCTTCTCTCGAGGGAAAGGCGGCCACTGGCTCCGCCGGCCCCTGCCCTTCCAGGCacggcgggaccgggagcgcCGGGAACGGGAGAAGGGCGGAGCCGGGGACGGCGCCGGGCAAAGCACGACGGGCCCCCAGCGCCCCCCGCGCGCCGCCCCCCGCGCGCCGCCCGCCAATCGCCGGCACCGCCCCCGGGACGGGCCAATCAGAGGAGCGGCTTCCGGGGCGGGGCCCCGGGGCGGGATTAAAGCCGCGCCCGCCGCCTGCCGGGGGAGGAGGGCGGAAGGCGCCATCTTTGTGAGGGGCGGGGCGACAGGCGTGGGGCCGCCCTTCTTAAAGCGGTAGCGGCCCATTTCGGTGGGGCGTTGTGCTGCCGGCAGGGCCGTTCATCGGTCGTGCTCCACCCCTGAGCTCGAGTTCAAGCCAGAGCTGTTGGAGCGCGGCCGCGTTCACAGCGCGGGGTGCGGCGTTCGCTGGCAGCGTGCGAGGAGCGCTGGCACCGCGGGGCGCTTTAAGGGCAGCGGGCGCTTTAAGGGCAGCGGCCGCCCCGCGCGGCAGCGGCGGCGAGGGGGCGTGGCGAGGGTGACGTCACCTCATGACTGTGTTTTTATGAATGAAAAGAATCCGCGGGTGAGTAATCGCGGGGAGCGAGGTTGGAGGCGCCGCCCGACGCCCTGACCCGGCAGCGGCCCCACGGGACCAGCGCAGCCGCCAGGTGAGCACCGGCCGGAGCGGCCCCTCCGCTCCCGCCTCGCTTCGCTCCCCGAGGGGCGGCCGGGAGAAGGGGGCGGCGGGGTCCGGCACCGGCTGGAGGCCTCTCTGCCGCCGCCGAAGGCGGGGATCGGGACCGGGACTAGGGCTGGGGGGAACGGGACGGGGGGGCGGGCCGGCCAAGCCGCGCTCGGGGCCGTCCGTTTTTCCTTTCCAATTCCCGGCCACCGCCCTGGAGGGatccgccgccgctgctgctgctccggCGGCGGATCCCCGGCCCGGATTGCATCAGCTTCCAGCCGGCCCGGCTCCACCTTTCCCGCCgcccccctccagcccctcatTCCTCTCGGGGCGCTCTCGGCCCCGTCCCGGCCCCCCTCATCCCTCCGAGGGCTCTCCTAACGGGACCGGGGTTTCCCGAGGTGGGGagaggctgctgggctgcagtcCGGGGTCCCGGACCCCTCCTCACTCTCCGAAGCCGGGGACGGGGAGGGACCGGCCATCCGCGAAGGGCAGGCACCGCTTCCGTGACTTTCACCCCGGGGCTGCTGAATCACGGGGCGGCCACTTCTCACCCGCCTGCGCTTCGTGACCGCGACCCTTCGCCCGCCCCCggagcctggggacacccgaCCCTTGCACCGGGACCCGCCGAGCTCTCGCCGGGCGGTGGGGCAGCATCTCCACACGGGTCCCGACTGGGTGACTTCGCCACGGTGTCACTCGGTGGGGCTGCTGCTTTTACTTTCTCTTCAGCCCCAGGCGGATCTCGCCTGTGTTTCCTCCCCGAGGGAAAGGCTTGGCTTCCCAGCAGGCGGCTGGGGCCTTTTGAgtcccctgggcagagcagcatCCCAACCGTCTCGTGATGGGATGAAGGAGGGTGGGAGGTCCATCCTTGCcccattattattattgcttgCAGTCATCATTGCTATTAATATTATTACTATGTACTTTTTTAAAAGGAGTGGGATGAGTCATGCGGCCCGGGGTGGGGGGGATGTGGGCAGCGGGCAGGGGACCAGCCGGGCTGGTGTCCTCTCTTCTGA
This portion of the Anomalospiza imberbis isolate Cuckoo-Finch-1a 21T00152 chromosome 5, ASM3175350v1, whole genome shotgun sequence genome encodes:
- the PLA2G6 gene encoding 85/88 kDa calcium-independent phospholipase A2 isoform X2, which encodes MQFFGRLLDTFSSVTQIFSNPYRVREVPAAEYAGHACLREEGRVALYKNSLSRSWDCLLVNPQSPQVAFRLFQLDNEADALVYFEQYARQLRPFYESSCQPLSLEELQQLSDCIRSYPSWSPAHVAVEFGRRESFRHNHILSCVNSTDSEDGCTPLHLACRKGDMECLLELLECHARVDITDKNGETVFHYAVRGSNPQIIELLGRPPTTGLDHLSHEGLTALHLACQLGKEDMVRSLLKCHASCSVVGTLGYPIHTALKFSQKGCAQAILEADASQVCSKDPRYDATPLHWAKKAEMTRLLLEYGSEVNVSSRTADMALHIAVQRGRLDCAMVLLTHGAHTNARGRDGNTPLHLAMKHDHLDMIKAIIVFGGDVEIPNDFGETPGLLAARSSKGANRKVLLDLLQTVGTERCHPPPNPDSPSLAPSAASFLEGQPSSWSNLSSLGYKDLLYISTTLGQLLKAPDVVDMPSEARRNQDRLLCLDGGGIRGLVLIQLLLAIEKAAGRPIREIFDWIAGTSTGGILALAIVHGKSMDYMRCLYFRMKDMVFRGSRPYESEPLDEFLKKEFGENTKMTDVRKPKVMVTGTLCDRQPAELHLFRNYSVPETKRSTEYKTSASFQPLTQPEEQLVWRAARCSGAAPTYFRPIGRFLDGGLLANNPTLDAMAEIHEYNKTLIKKGRKQEVRKLGLVVSLGTGKPPQVPVSSVDVFRPSNPWELAKTVFGARELGKMVVDCCTDADGPAVDRARAWCEMTDVPYFRLSPQLHTEVMLDEVNDAVLVNALWDTQLYIYQQREQFEQLVQHLCS